In the Nerophis ophidion isolate RoL-2023_Sa linkage group LG01, RoL_Noph_v1.0, whole genome shotgun sequence genome, one interval contains:
- the LOC133556881 gene encoding gastrula zinc finger protein XlCGF8.2DB-like, protein MDDYCYAKMVTSCQRESERVSETETKTKDEEDKDVQELTGHPEELLTPLPAGSSTLKQETPQPPQIKKEEEELWITEEGECLLGPQEGDLTKLPLTVVSVKTEDDEEKPQVDKLLTPLSDKESEDEVEVTLSSDTDCEGDMRTHTDNKHSDCSKKKRGKTHFSCSVCAKSFTKKYNFTQHMRTHTGEKPFKCSVCSKSFSQNSILTVHMRLHTGEKKFNCSVCGKSFSIKSYLTKHVRTHTGEKPFICSVCGKSFSRNSYLIPHMRTHTGEKPFNCSVCCKGFSVKCNLIEHMKKHNQEKTCSVCGKRFHRKSDAVKHTRTHTVDNQSAG, encoded by the exons atggacgactactgctatgctaagatggtgacgtcatgtcaaagagaaagtgaaagagtATCAGAAACGGAGACAAAGACGAAAGATGAAGAAGATAAAG ACGTCCAGGAGCTGACTGGTCATCCAGAAGAACTTCTCACTCCGTTGCCGGCtgggagctccactttgaagcaggagactccacaaccaccacaaattaaaaaggaagaggaggaactctggatcactgaggagggagagtgtcttctaggaccaCAAGAGGGGGATCTCACCAAGTTGCCACTGACTGTCgtttctgtgaagactgaagatgatgaagagaaaccacaagtagacaaaCTCTTAACTCCACTTTCAGATAAGGAGTctgaagacgaggttgaagtaactttgagcagtgatacagactgtgaaggtgatatgaggactcacactgacaacaaacactctgaTTGCTCTAAAAAGAAGAGAGGTAAAACGCATTTCAGCTGCTCAGTTTGTGCGAAAAGCTTTACCAAAAAGTACAATTtcactcaacacatgagaacacacacgggagagaaaccatttaaatgttcagtttgtagtaaaagcttttctcaaaatagcaTTTTGACTGTGCACATGAGattacacacaggagaaaaaaagtttaatTGCTCCGTTTGTGGGAAAAGCTTTTCGATAAAGAGCTATTTGACCAaacacgtgagaacacacacaggtgaaaaaccgtTTATCTGCTCCGTTTGCGGTAAAAGCTTTTCTCGAAACAGCTATTTGATtccacacatgagaacacacacaggagaaaaaccctttAACTGTTCAGTGTGCTGTAAAGGCTTTTCTGTAAAGTGCAATTTGATTGAACACATGAAAAAACACAACCAAGAAAAAACATGTTCAGTCTGCGGCAAGAGATTCCATCGTAAGTCAGACGCAGTAaaacacacaagaacacacacggtAGATAACCAATCAGCTGGTTAG
- the LOC133556568 gene encoding zinc finger protein 501-like, producing the protein MDDYCYAKMVTSCQREHERRSETSSKSPTEIKTKTADEDLQQLIGHPEELPAQSQPPCIKKEEEELCITQEGECLLGREEADYTKFPLTVVSVKTEDDEEKPQVDNLLAPLSDSEAEDEVEKPLNSDTDCEGDMRTHTDNKHSECSIKKTGKKCLSCSVCAKSFTRKSNLTQHMRTHKGEKTYVCSACGKGFSLKSSLTEHLRTHTGEKPFNCSVCGKSFCQKSSLTEHTRTHTGEKPFKCSVCDKSFTKKWHLTQHMITHTGQKPFSCSFCGHGFSRNSYLTQHVRTHTGENPFRCSVCGKSYFSRQGLAQHKMTHTGEKPFSCSICSKRFHLNAVAIRHLKTHTGE; encoded by the exons atggacgactactgctatgctaagatggtgacgtcatgtcaaagagaacaTGAAAGACGATCAGAAACTTCCAGCAAATCACCAACGGAGATAAAGACCAAAACTGCAGATGAAG ATCTTCAGCAGCTAATTGGTCATCCAGAAGAACTTCCCGCTCAGTcacaaccaccctgcattaaaaaggaagaggaggaactctgcatcactcaggagggagagtgtcttctaggacgagaggaagctgattacaccaagtttccactgactgttgtctctgtgaagactgaagatgatgaagagaaaccacaagtagacaacctcttagctccactatcagatagtgaggctgaagacgaggttgaaAAACCTTTGaacagcgatacagactgtgaaggtgatatgaggactcacactgacaacaaacactctgaatgcTCTATAAAAAAGACAGGCAAAAAATGTTTGAGCTGCTCAGTTTGTGCTAAAAGTTTTACTAGGAAGagcaatttgactcaacacatgagaacacacaagggagaaaaaacatatgtttgttcAGCTTGTGGTAAAGGTTTCTCTCTAAAGAGCAGTTTGACTGAACACCTGAGAACTCATACAGgggaaaaaccatttaattgttcagtctGTGGCAAAAGCTTTTGTCAAAAGAGCAGTTTGACTGAGCACAcgagaacgcacacaggagaaaaaccatttaagTGCTCAGTTTGtgataaaagctttactaaaaagtgGCACTTAACTCAACACATGATAACGCACACTGGAcaaaaaccatttagttgttcatTTTGCGGCCACGGCTTTTCTCGAAACAGCTATTTGACCCAACACGTGAGGACACACACAGGCGAGAATCCATTTCGTTGTTCGGTTTGCGGTAAAAGCTATTTTTCCAGACAAGGTTTGGCTCAACACAAAAtgacacacactggagaaaaaccttttagttGTTCGATCTGTAGTAAAAGATTCCATCTTAATGCGGTGGCaataagacatttaaaaacacacacaggagaataA